In Miscanthus floridulus cultivar M001 chromosome 19, ASM1932011v1, whole genome shotgun sequence, the DNA window catctagggcacctagatgagatgcaagatgcgtgtgtatgaatgtgatgaattgtaACACAAGATGTATCACATAAACATTTAAGAtaaacacaagattatgtaagacatagacaccaatagctatttaactaacctcacaccactaactatagagagcaagctactcacatcaactcatatcaagcaaacaagttattcacagaaatcacagagtcaaggctgcaacagcagcagctaattttactcataacaggagttgtactaatccaaaagacatgcaacaagacaatctggaaagcttatggaattttctacaattcatctttaatcatcttatcatgattctcaagttaactaagtcaattatatccatttatagaaactggtccacaattgacagaaagcagccatttctgaaacccaactttaaacagctgtaactcttaaactacttggccaaatgacaccaaattttaatagaagctagatacatgaattatctacaacttttgtataaacaagtttcacaacaaagcacattatcatgaagaactttgctaggttcccagatctgtccaaaaatcacatttgcaagaaaataaatattaacttatgttgcaaacatataattaggcaaaaccaactttaccaacatgtcacacatgactaaagaacaccagaaaacctagtgtccatgaccaaataaattcttttaatgcatttcttaatttattttagataacaaggtgacttaatgaacatataccaaaagtatacaataaattctacaaaaattacagtggatcacatatcctctcaatagtctactgtacaaattttactccatttgaatatgtatagcaacctctatgaaaagaacaagttgctaaagcaagaaatcatgtgagagcgagataaaccaataactcactcatacttcacccaatactcatgaaatttttaccacacatcagctatcacatgagtagcatgccacaaaaatttcacttcatttggagccctagatctacagttatgaaacataacaaattcaactagcattacaaccttactgcacaaatctatttttaccgcacaATATTtcaactaaaacatgccatattatagatccactgcatagacaatttcacaaggattccaaaaagtactcatttgctattttacgaatttcctatgaattactatgaatttccaaagattcagcaaatttactgcaaatgggtCCTTAccggcactattcatttgagtcacagacttCGCAGTTAGACCCCTCCCCTTAGTCGAATTCAAGCACGGGGTCCCTGGTCGCAAATCACAGCAGGGGAGGCGTGGGAGTTCACCACGGACGGTCGGAGGAGGCTTGTCGGCGGTGGTGGAGTGGTGGTGGAGCATCAGGAGGCCCGCACGCTCCCGTGGGTAgcctcggctcggcccgaggtggCCCGTAGTGGCCTGGCCACATGAGCACGGTGGGTCGGGGCTGCGGCCACGACGACAACTTGCGGACGATGGCGCTGGAGCTCGGAGAAGCGACAAGCCGGGTGGAGGACGGGGTGTCGACGCTGATAGTGGTGATGACtgggtcggaggagcaacggacGGTAGCAAGAGCGGTGAGGCCGGAGCTCGGCTACGGCCGGCCATGGCGAGCGGCATGGTGCCGGCTGGAGAGCGAGCAGGAGAAGGGAAggggaaagggagagggagagagtggatgGAGAGAGCAGGGGCAGGCTCGGGCTCTTTACATCGCGAGCGTGGGCGAGGTGGCGGCCATGCAAGCAGCGAGGGCGAGCGAGCGCACACGCGGACGGCAGCTCCTGCACGGTGTCGGCACTGTTGCAGCTACGAATTCAAATTTCCAATACTACCTCGAACGTACCACTGAAACTCATACTTCGTGCCTCCGTATCTCGTAAACCacgacgagttagcaaaaactctattaataaaagttgtagatctacatatcagctccaacttttattaaagcttcAAAGTCTAATTAGGCTTGGTTAGAGAGATAGAAGGACCTAAAGTGCGGTACAGGAAACTAAAAATTCAGGTTCTGtccattagggacttagccaaatttttgagctccaaaatagccatggattccaacttgagggctcggtttgacttgcttcaaagctgatctagctcttgaccattaaacaaagtttgttctacatgatatggactacaactttcatttaatgtccaacctcaaaactggtatagatcctactgttctactttgaccaaagtaggatcacgatgaagcttaaattatcctttttgatccattggagcattttcttggcatttgcccaacatgaacctttcatgacttttgttgtagagttcatctagagtcatttgggcatggttgcaagatttggttgacgatcgagaattcccttcactttataaaataattcaagcaaggacataactcgtcatttcatgtgacttcttgattccaaacttcacgaaacttttccatagaccaatatagatgggtattgatgtgagactcacgaagatattccaataacaccacccaagcatatatcttgaaaagggcctatatgtaaagcaagggtgcaatatccaagtttaggttggggctcatttccataggtttgaccttgacattttcatcatcacttaatatgccatgtttgagctcaaacccattgtttaactggtggcaaacacctggggtgttacacccaCCTCCGCTCGACTCGTCTTGCGACGGAGAAGGCCCAGGGCATGACAGGCAGCTGCTTGGTGGCCCTGACCTCGCCGTAGGAGTCCTTGACgaagccgccggccgccgccacctcctccgTCTCCGTCTCTGTGTCGGAGCCCGTCCTATTCCTGAAGCTGACCGACCTCGTTGTTCCTCCACGCTGGAGTGGCCACTGTCGCCGTGAAGATCCCAGAGCCACACGAGTCACTATACCACGAGGTCGAGCTCGCCGCCGTCATCTCTTGGTGCGGATGCGACGTTCCTTAGGCGTTCGCCATGGACTTCTTAAATAGAGAAACTGAATTTCTGAAATTtgtattttttctaaaatttgtgaataatttgtgaacaatttgataACATTTGTGAATATTTTGACATATATTTCTCTCATATCTGAAATCCATAGAATTTTTTTGAAAAGTTTGGCATATATTTATTTGAGATCTGCAATTTTCCCAAGTTACATCACTTTGTCTAATAAACTACACTGAAGAAATCATTATAAATATAGCTATAATGCggtgtaaatatagctataagACAGTGTAAGTGCATAGAAAAAAATTGATTGTTATGAAAGGCTAAAACAACCCATTATTGAGTAGATAGATTCAAAATTTAAGGTGGGCCCGTGGGGGGTTTTGGGGGTTGAACTGTAATGCTAGGTGATTGTATTATCTTAGAGCACACACGGGGACGGACCTATAGGGGCGGGGGGAGGGGGGCGCTCCAGCTCCCCTACAACTAGTGCATCAATgaaaatatggggagggtgaaggagaagaagaggtggaggaaagaagaaaaatagagagaggaagaagaagagaccagcccCCTTTAATCCTGTTCTGCGTCCGCCACGAGCACACAGCAAGTGACACCAGAGGGGCGCTCCAGCCCCCTTACAGCTGGTGCATGAATGAAAATATAGAGAGGGTGAGGGAGAAAAAGagataaagaaaaaaaaataaagagtGAAGAAGAAAAAGAGACCGGTACTCTTCAATCCTGTTCTGCGTCCGCAGCACAGAACCCGTGTCTATTGCATTCACAAATATAAGGACTACAGGCCCATCAGCTTCAGCTCACTGCTCACAGGGGCACACGTTTTCGCCGCCAAGCTCCAGCGAGGCCTAGCGCCGCCGGAGGTTGGGAGACCTTGGAACTTCCGAGAAGGGGGAGGGGGGTCTGGCCGGTGGCGACGTCACCTCAAGACACACTGCATCCGTTCTACTGGAAGGCGATGGTTGAGATACTTCCTCCAACTCCAACCGCGGCTGCCGAAGTGCTCTCCATCCTCCACGGAGCTGACGCCGCCCGCCTCCTCCCCGCATCCGGCATCGCCCCGACCCCCGAGCTGCTCCAGCACCTCCGCCCCGCGCTCCCGACCCTCCCGGACTCCGCGATCCCGGCACTCGCCCGATGGgccggcgccgccaccgccgtctcCCTCCTCGCCTCCCGCCGCCTCTTCGCCGCCGCCTGGCGCTTCCTCCTGCTCCCGCCCGCCGCatcctccccgccgccgccgctcgccgcgtTCGCGCCGCTCCTCCGCCGCTACGCCCGCCTCGGCCGCACCAACTCCGCGGCCCGCGCGTTCCGTTTCCTCCAACGCCACCCGGACCGCTACGCCGTCGAAAGCGACGACAGCGCGCCGGCTGCCGTGGCGGCGATCTCCCCGTTGATCCTGGTCGTCGACGCGCTCTGCAAGGAGGGCCACCCTCGCACCGCCGCGCGGCTCGTCGCGCAGATCCGGTGCGAGGTCGACGGGTGGGCGCCCGACGTGCAGGTCTACAACGTCCTGCTCAACGGGTGGTCCCGCGCGCGCCGGCTCGACAAGGCGGAGAAGCTCTGGGCGGCGATGCGCGATGAGGGCGTGCGGCCGACGGTGGTCACCTACGGGACCTTCATCGACGCGTACTGCGTCATGCGCAGGCCTGACCAGGCGATGGCGCTCCTCGACCAGATGCGGGAGGAGGGGATCCAGGCCAATCTGCTCACCTGCAACCCCATTGTGTATGCGCTTGCACATGCAGGTCGTTTCGGGGACGCACACAAGGTGCTCGAGAAATTTCCCCTCTACGGCGTGGCACCCAATATCTCGACATTTAACTCCCTCGTCTTCGGCTACTGCAAGCACGGAGACCTTGCCGGGGCTAGTGGAGTACTCAAGGCCATGCTGGGGAGGGGCATTTCACCAACTGCAAGGACATACAACTATTTTTTCATGGTCTTTTCCAGGAATCGTAGCATTGAGCTGGGAATGAATCTCTACGTGAAGATGGTCAGCAATGGCTACGCGCCAGACCGGTTCACTTACCACCTTCTGATCAAGATGTTGTGCGAAGCGAACCGGCTTGAATTAACGCTGCAAATGCTTCAGGAGATGAGAAATAATGGTTTTGAGCCAGATCAAGCGACCAGCACCATGCTGATACATTTGCTTTGCCGACGCCATTGCTTTGAGGAGGCTTTTGCAGAGTTTGAGCAGATGTTTGAGAGAGGGATTGTGCCCCAGTATATCACTTACCGGATGCTTATGAAAGAGCTAAAGCGGCTTGGTTTAGTCAAATTGGTACAGAAGTTGGCAGATCTAATGCGTTCAGTTCCACATTCCACAAAGTTACCTGGCAGTTACAGGGATAAGGAAGGAGATGATGCTATAGAGAAGAAGAAATCAATATTACTGAAAGCCCAGGCCGTTTCAGATGTTTTGAAGGATTGTAAAGATCTGAAGAAACCGCACAAGCTCAAAGATCCTGAAGAAACTGATGTCCAGGTTGCAGACAGGATTGTAGCCAACATTAGGAGAAGAGTATATGGAGAAGTCTCAAGGATAGTGTCATCTGTTTCTTGAACATTGATTTGCATTGTGTAGATATATCAATATTAATTGCATGACTATGGTTTTATCAGTCAGTTGAATTATTCATCTCAAAATATGACCACCTAAGCTATTCTTCTTAACATGATATAGCAGTGAGTTTCAGATGTTCTGCTTTGCTTTCTCTGTCACTGAAATCATCAATGATTCGACGTCGCCCTCCCCTTCCTCATCCTGGCGCAGTTGGCAGTTACCATGGTTTGTTCTTAAGTTGGTTGATGTCTCTCCTGTTGCAGAGGAGAAGGGGCTGGATCAACGAAAATATGTGTGCTTTGCAAGAACACGTGTCACCGCAACGCAGTGTGGAAACAATTTCTAGCACACTAATAATGCATGCTTATGGACAGACCCAGAGAGCAGCTTATGCTTCTGTCCAATTTGATCCTATTGTAATAGTAgtgttgattctgttgattgttcAGACCGACAGAGCATCGACACTAGATGAGACAGTTGAGTACTTCAAGTCACTCCAAATGCAAGTTCATGGCTGAAATGGCACTTCCCAAGTTATCTGCATATATGCAACATTGTATCCTTCTTGATTGCTTTTGTAGCCTCAGCTCGGAAACTGATCTGTTTCCTGTGGCTTAGATCATGTGGATGGATACTGAATTACTGATCTACTGGGATGGTGCTGATGCTCCCCAGTGCTCACCTCACCAGCTGGACTAGATGCTTGTTCATGATTTATACTTTGTTTTCATTTCCCTGGATCAGATGCGCATACATTTGATATGTGACCATGTGTAGAATAGGTGGATTTCAACGTTCTTCCATTTTGTTTTATTTTAATGATTATAGATTTCATCTTCATTGATTAAGCTATTGACTCCACAGTGCTATTTTCCTTTCTGTCCAATAAAACAGTGTCGCCCTATGCTTGACAGAAATATATTTTATTCACTGTTCAGGTGTTCCAAACATCTAAATTTGAAACCACAGCTTTTCTGTGCTCATTCCAGTTAGAAGCAATGGGATCCTGCAGTCCTTCCTTTTTTTAATTTTTCTCCTTTTCAACCTTTTCCATTTTCTTTGCGTAACAAGTAGAATACAACATCATTTTGGGCCTTTTTCTATGTGTATGTAAGCAAGTACTAGAGTACATCTGTTATGACGGACGTCCAGTACACCTGGCGTAACCCCTCCATTGGCTAGGCCACGGCCGCGCAGGAGAAGGCCAGAAGGCCCAAGTCATCAGCATTTACTTTTTATCGGAATTACTATAATTATTAGAGGGTTAtttctattattattattagaggACATATAAATACTTTGTAAGACTACTTTAGAGAATTAAGCAGAAACAGAGTTGTTTCTGGCTTCCTAAAGGGAGCCGGgatttcctaaccctagccgcctcctGCTGTTGTCGTGCATGAACAGTGCCGCCGCTACTGTAGCACCACGAGAGTTCtagggctgcagcagcagccgccgcgctCTCGCCGCCACGGCCCCTCGCCGGCGTCGAGAGTACAGACCACGTCCTCCCCTCTTCCACCCCTACAACCTACGCAGTAACGCTAGGGCAACAAGCCCTaacaacctggtatcagagaTGTCAGGTCCTCCATCCACATCCACGCAGCCGACGTCCACCTTCGCCTCCCTGCCCGTGCCATCAGCGCCAGCGTCGGCGGACGCGTTGGGGTTGTCGTCCGCATCCTCGGGAGCGCCCCTGACGTTGGAATCTTTGGCCGGCGACGTGGCTGTGATTGCCCGCGGCATGGCGGCCATGCAGGCGACCCTGGCCACCCTCATCCCACCACCTCCCCCTCCACAACAgccggcaccaccaccacctccacagccGTCGCAGACGCAGGCGATCTTCCCCTACGGCATGCCCCAGACCAGCGGGACGGGGGTGCCCCTCCACTTGctgcggtggccggcctcgccaTCTCCCATCCCGTCGTGGGCGATGGACTCGACAACTCCGCCCATCTACACGATGGCCACGACCCCTACACCGTCGGCGCCCGCGGTCGCGGCGTCCTCCGGGGCACACCAGCCGTCCCCGACCAACGGCATCTTCTATGGTGGGACAGACGGTACCCTCATCTACGGTGGAGGCGGGTACTCCGACAGCGCCCTATCTGCCAAGGACTCGTCTGTCGCTGCTCCCAACGGCGCCCATGCCCCTCCCAAATTTTACAAGCTGGAGTTCTCGACGTTCGACGGCGCCGTTGATCCGCTCAATTGGCTCAACCACTGCGAGCAGTTTTTCCGCGGCCAGCGAACATTGGCTTCGGATCGCACATGGCTAGCTTCGTACCATCTTCGCAGCGCTTCTCAAACTTGGTACTATGCGCCGGAACAAGATGAAGGCATGCCGACCTGGGAACGCTTCCGCGACCCGTGCCAGCTCCGTTTTGGCCCCTCGACGCACGGCACGCGGCTGGCCGAGCTCGCCCGGCTACCCTTTCAGTCATCTGTCCAGGAGTATTCGGACCGCTATAATGCCGTGCTCTGCCATGCTCGCGACCTCAATCCTCGCCAGAAGGCGGAACTGTTCGTGGGTGGCCTTCCCGAGCACATCAAGGTCGACGTCGAGATGTGCCACCCGCCCGACCTTCAGTCAGCCATGTAGTATGCTCGAGCGTACGAGCGTCGCGCGGCAGCCTTCCTGGCCGCGCCGCAACAGCAGCGCAGCGCTCGGCCTCCGGTGCGCCCTGGGCTGCCCGTGGCACCTCGCCGGGCGGCCAACACCACCGTGGGTGGGGGAGGAGCCCCCGCCCTGCCAGCGTCTACACCAGCAGTGGCCGGACAGCCGTGATTCCGCCGTTTGTCACCGGCGGAACAGCAGGAACGCCGCCGCCAAGGGATGTGTTTCAACTGTGATGAGCCCTATGTGCGCAGCCACGTTTGTCAGCGCCTCTTCTACCTCGAGACCGACGACTTCCTCGACGACGAGGTGCCGGCGGAGGTCGCTACTGCGGCCGTGTTTTCGGAGACGCAGGAGGCGGCCGCTGCCCTTTCCCTCGGCCAGGACGCCGCGGCGCTTGCCCAGACCGCCCCGGCGGTGGAGCCCAAGGTCTCCCTCCACGCGCTAGCTGGCGTGCGCGCGGAGAATGCCATGCTGTTACCGGTGACAGTACACGGCCACCGCGTGGTGGCGCTTCTTGACTCCGGCTCAACGACAAACTTCATCAACGTCGATCTCATGCGCCGGCTTCAGCTAGTCACCCTCCACCCCACGTTGCGGTTGTTGGTGGCCAACGGTGACCGTGTTCCATGCCAAGGGGTTGCTCGCGACGTGTCCCTTGCCATTGGCACCGAGGAGTTCTCCATCAGCTGCTTCGGCATTAGTCTGGGCGAGTTCGACCTCATCCTTGGTGTTGAATTCCTCCGAACCCTCGGACCCATCCTGTGGGACTTCGAGGACCTCTGCATGGCGTTCACTCACAGTGGCCGCCGCCTTCTGTGGAAAGGACTGGGCTCCCCCCGCGACAACATTCGGGAGCCCGCGGTCCGGGCCGTCCACACGTCCCTAGGGCAGTCGCTCCTGGACCGGCTCCTCCACCAGTTCAGCGGCATCTTCGACGAGTCACGCGGCCTTCCGCCGGTCCGGCCCTACGACCACAGGATCCACCTCCTGCTGGGCATGACTCCTGTCATCGTGCGCCCATACCGCTACCCGCAGTTGCAGAAGGATGAGCTGGAACGGCAGTGTGTAGAGATGCTCGCACAGGGGATCATACGCCCCAGCACGTCGCCGTTCTCTGCCCCGATCCTCTTGGTCCGCAAGGCGAACAACTCCGGGAGGTTCTGTATCGACTACTGCGCCCTCAATGCCAAGACCTCTAAGGACAAATTCCCTATCCCGGTGGTGGACGAGCTTCACGGCGCCCGTTTCTTTACGAAGCTTGACATGCGTTTCGGCTACCACTAGGTGCGGATGCACCCGGACGACATCAGCAAGATGGCGTTCCGCACTCACCAAGGACACTACGAGTTATTGGTGATGCCCTTTGGCCTCTCCAACGCCCCGGCCACATTCTAGGCGCTCATGAACGATGTTCTCCGACCGTACCTCCGCAGGTTCGTCCTGGTGTTTTTCGACGACATTTTGATTTACAGCTCGTCGTGTGCCGAACACCTGCAGCACATCAGCATCATCCTCAACGCCCTCCGCGCCCACCATCTGCACCTCAAGCGTTCCAAGTGTTCGTTTGGGGCGTCCTCGGTGGCCTATCTCGGCCACGTGATCTCCGCTGGAGGCGTCGCCATGGACGCTGATAAGATCACGGCGGTTGCCTCGTGGCCCGCTTCACGATCTGCTCGGGCCCTGCGGGGCTTCCTGGGGCTCGTCGGCTACTACCGGAAGTTCATCGGGGACTTCGGCATCATCGCGGCGCCCCTCACCCGCCTCCTGCGACGCGATGCGTTCGCATGGGACGCCGACGCCGACTCGGCCTTCAGGGCACTCAAGGGCGCCCTCACTACCGGTCCGGTCCTTCAGATGCCGGATTTTGACCGGACGTTCACCGTGGACAGCGACGCCTCGGGTGCGGGGTTCGGTGCCATCCTTCACCAGGGCGCCGGGCCTCTCGCCTTCTTCAGCTGGCCGTTCGCCGCCCGCCACCTCAAGCTCGCCGCTTATGAGCGGGAGCTCATCGGGTTGGTCCAGGTCGTTCGCCATTGGCGGCCATACTTGTGGGGCCGTCACTTTCTTGTTCGTACTGACCATGACAGCCTCAAGTATCTGCTGGACCAACGCCTGTCGATGGTGCCGCAGCATCAATGGGTCAGCAAGCTCTTCGGCTTTGACTTCGCCGTGGAGTACCGCCCCGGTAGCCTCAACACTGTGGCGGATGCCCTCTCCCGGCGCGACGCCGAGGCCGCCACTGAGGAGGGCGgtactgcagcagcagcagcagcggccctCTCTGGGCCGTCCTTCGCCTACCTCGACGACGTGCGCCGTGCCACGGCCACTGCCCCGACGCCTTGCTGCTGCAGGAGTGCTTCCGTGTGGGCGAGCTTGCTGCCCCCTGGCGCGAGGACGCGGGGCTACTGTTACACAGCTCCCGCATCTTCGTCCCCGATTTTGGCGACCTCCGGCATCATGCAATTCAGCTTGCCCATGGTGCCGGTCACGAAGGCATCCAGAAGACGCTGCATTGCCTTCATTCGGATTTTTATATCCTAGGCGACCGCTCCTTGGTGCAGGATTGGGTGCGCACGTGTGCTACATGTCAACGCAACAAGACCGGAGCCCTACAGCCGGCGGGCTTGCTGCAGCCCCTGGACATGCCATCCCAGGTGTGGGCTGACATCTCCATGGACTTTACCGAGGGGCTGCCAAAGGCCGGCGACAAGTCAGTCATCCTCACCGTCGTCGATCGCTTCTCCAAGTACGCGCACTTCATCGCGCTTGGCCAACCCTACACCACGGCGTCCGTCGCCCGTGTCTTCTTCGACGGCATTGTCCGGCTTCACGGGTTCTCGACATCCATCGTCAGTGATTGGGACCCTATGTTCACCGGCCACGTGTGGTGCGACCTCTTCAAGATGGCGGGCGTCAAGCTCCGCATGAGCACAGCGTTCCACCCCCAGACGGATGGCCAGTCGGAGGTGGTCAATAAGGTAATCGCAATGTATTTGCGTTGTGTTACAGGGGACCGCCCTCGCGCTTGGGTCGACTGGCTGTCGTGGGCGGAGTATTGTTACAATACCTCCTTCCACACCGCCCTTCGCGCGACGCCATTTGAGGTGGTGTACGGCCGTCCCCCGCCACCCATACTGCCATACCGGTCGGGGACAGCACGTACGGAAGCTGCGGACGCCCTTCTCCGCAGCCGTGATGATATCCTCGCCGAGGTTCGTCAGCGCCTCCTTCAAGCCCAGCAGCTCTCGAAGAAGTACTACGACGCTAACCACCGGGACGTGGAGTTCGACGTCGGTTCGTGGCTCTGGCTGCGCCTCCTCCATCGCACGGCGTAGTCTCTGGACCCCCGCGCCAAACACAAGCTAGGGCCGCGTTGGGCAGGGCCCTTCCGCGTGCTCGAGCGCATTGGGagcgttgcttatcgtctccagctgCCGGATGGTGCTCGCctccatgatgtgttccatgtcagCCTGTTGAAGCAGCACCGCGGCGAACCGCCCGTGACTTCGGGTGCTCTACCTCCGACTCAGGACGGGCGCGTCCTTCCTGCTCCCGAACGCTCGCTGCAGGCGCAGCGTCGCCGTGGTGTCtggcgcgtgctgatccagtggCACGGCTTGGCTGAAGACGATGCCACTTGGGAGCGCCTCGATGAGTTCCAGGAAGCTTACCCCGACTTTCAGcccgaggacgagctgttttcgcaggcggggagagatgttatgacggACGTCCAGTACACCAGGACGTCCAGTAGAATACAACATCATTTTGGGCCTTTTTCTATGTGTATGTAAGCAAGTA includes these proteins:
- the LOC136528501 gene encoding pentatricopeptide repeat-containing protein At5g11310, mitochondrial, with amino-acid sequence MVEILPPTPTAAAEVLSILHGADAARLLPASGIAPTPELLQHLRPALPTLPDSAIPALARWAGAATAVSLLASRRLFAAAWRFLLLPPAASSPPPPLAAFAPLLRRYARLGRTNSAARAFRFLQRHPDRYAVESDDSAPAAVAAISPLILVVDALCKEGHPRTAARLVAQIRCEVDGWAPDVQVYNVLLNGWSRARRLDKAEKLWAAMRDEGVRPTVVTYGTFIDAYCVMRRPDQAMALLDQMREEGIQANLLTCNPIVYALAHAGRFGDAHKVLEKFPLYGVAPNISTFNSLVFGYCKHGDLAGASGVLKAMLGRGISPTARTYNYFFMVFSRNRSIELGMNLYVKMVSNGYAPDRFTYHLLIKMLCEANRLELTLQMLQEMRNNGFEPDQATSTMLIHLLCRRHCFEEAFAEFEQMFERGIVPQYITYRMLMKELKRLGLVKLVQKLADLMRSVPHSTKLPGSYRDKEGDDAIEKKKSILLKAQAVSDVLKDCKDLKKPHKLKDPEETDVQVADRIVANIRRRVYGEVSRIVSSVS